The Mya arenaria isolate MELC-2E11 chromosome 15, ASM2691426v1 genomic sequence CTGCCTTGTTCCCCgcttaatttttaaaaaaaacaactgcattTTAACATTTCGTTCACCGCCtgcataaaacatgttataatgtAAGTCTGTTCTAAGATATAATGTAAAATCGTAATGACTAAGTAGGGCGTCCACGCATCGCTCGTTCTGCCTTTCTTAAACATGAAGAACTGCATGATATGTTTGAACGATTATGTCTAAGTAAAAAcactttaacaaacattttacaaacattaccTACCGTACTTAGGGTCACATAACGCACGCATCCCGACCGTCTTTGCTGTTGGGTCGGATTCAAAGAAAAGATCTTGCTGGTAGCATTCTCCAATGGCATCAACTACACACTTAATGGTGCATTCCGACCTGaaacagtattttttgttttcatataatgttcatatttacGAAGACCCTTTTTATCAGATCAGCCAAAAAGTATATTTGATTCTCTCAATGATAATGATTGTCTAAAGAAGATTCATTAAGTAGAACCATCAAAGTTAAACAACCGTATTTGGTACTCGGTATTTTCAGAGACTTACTAAGAAGTACTGAGCATTCAAGAGGGTTGTAAGCGGTACGCAGAAACTAAAAATGTGGCGGAGTTTGGTATGCTGGATCTAAACATAGTTAAATATTATTCGTAGAAGTTAGAGTATTTCAGTTGTTCGGTACGCAGGGGAGGGGTGGGGGATGATGTTACACCTCTCTAAAAGCAACAACAGTTGTTAATATCCAATTGGAACATGATTctttaaaactatttgtttaattttcaatagTTTCAATTAACGATTTTGGAAAAAGCATCTTCTGTCAATGCTTAAATAATAATGCGAATCTTATGGTTTCATTTTCAtagaattaacatttaaaatcaaaatttcaaatgtcCTTTAATTATATCAAACATCCCTTAAGCTCAACTACTTTACTTTGGTAGAGACTTACTCTTTACAGATGTTTGAAATAGTCGAGTTCCACTCCTCAATTTCTGTTATGCTCGGGGAGCCAGACATCAGGTTTCTGTTATTTTCAATGAGTTCTGACTGCCCTGGGCATTTTTTCAAACGGACAAGCACAGATGAAAATGAACAGGactgaaacatgaaaaaatgaacaatatgtTAACCATTGCGCATATAGGATACAGGTACAAGTCCAAAAGCCAAACATCTTCTATGTTCTAGTATAATAGCAGAAGGATtctcaaaaataacatttttaatcgCTTATAAGCTTgccatattatgtttaaatagaaaCGGATTTCTCGTCCAACACAGGTGCAATGAATATTCAAATGGCATTTTATGTGTCGGTCTTCATAACAGGGTAACTACCATGCActtcttttaaacattataacatatatttatgtatatttcttaCATAGCTAACCTGAGCAGCTCTTCTTGACCTTGCAGCTGTCGACTGCACCATACTAAGAACATTGCTTTTTGAGAGTGCGAGGTTGCCAAACACGGCGTGTAAATCCTTTCCCAGTTGAGGTTCTGCGTGTCCGATGATGGAGACAACACAAActgaaattgataataaaacgATATCTACCATTTAAGTTTTGCTGAATTCTTTGGGAAAATGTATTCTGTCATTGACAAATTAacttataattaatatacaCTTTGTTTAAtctgttaactgtttttatagCGGAatcaattttgttcaaaatacttGAAGCCTTGttgatgtattaaaatgttaactcTGCACATACTTTGAAGAGTATTGTAAATTCTCCCCTGTTACCACTATTACgcatacaataaaaataacaattgcttgtttaaGTATAAGATCGAAATACATCTCATCGAGTGAGCTCCAAGagttatatttcacgagtggtgtAGCCGCGAGTGAAATATTATAGAATAATGGAGCTATTTGCCGACTTTTTCGAATATCAAATAACTACTTGTGACAATATTTACCGTGCGGATGTACCTACAATGGTTTTTTATTGCGATCTAAAGCTGATATGTTTACTTATtagtttgtattaaaaaatcacTGCTgctatttcactgataaaacttcatacttACCAGAAAACGTGAAATAAGATGCAGTAGTAAAGGAATGAATTTCGGGATTTATGTAAGTATCGGGGTTTGGACGCATGTCTGGAGGCCAAAGGATTCCACGCGTACTTTAACCAGCCACACTGCGtttatatccccgataatgacatcaatcacgcaatgcattgcttatatttacaccaatagctcatcatttcattcaagaattgtttaaaatacaaaatgtaatatttaccAATGGAAGCAATATAGACGTAGGTGTTAGCCGAGGTAAATACCTCGTGAATTTCACCATCATATCTATCACTAacaatgattgaaaaaaaagtaaagaTTTTTGGAAGAAGAAGAGTCATTGTGGtattaaaaaggaaaacaaaagcagtgaaaatgaatatatatatattgcaccGTCGATTGTGCTCTAAACCAATTACAGGTCACACAATAATCACTTATGCTATACAACAGGTTTCCTTTTTATTATATTCCTTAATGGATTTTAAATAgcatttatgttgttgttttttgaaagtgCGACGGTAACGCATGTAATATGTGTTTTGAAACGACGTAGTTGAAATTATGTCCACGCCTTGTGCGCGCTGACGTGTGTCTTTGGCACAAGAGAGTgtaaaaatttcaaaacagtgaaaaacataagaacaaaacttatgtttgaactgtttgaaacagtgaaataccatttttatttcactgttgaAACTccatgaacattttgaaagcgtaatgaacataaatatctATGATATTAGAACTACTGTTAACAATTATCAATTGATGAACCGCGCTGATATATCTACATGTAAAAATGATCTCTATTTTGTAACGAATCagttcaaaaaaatatttaatatgtttatatttagttAATATATAACTTTTCTCACGTCTCATTCTTAAGTAAATGAACCATCTTATTCTTACCATTTTTCgttctattatttatttaatatctaCAATTCTAAGTGAATAATGTTATcttcatgttttgtcagatgccGACAGAAACGTTTCCTTAAACCTTGTTTACGACAAAAGCATACAAGAAAAATCAACCTTACACTCTCTGAGAGAGAATTACCGGGATACTTTATAATATTACAAGTTGATTGGTTTTGTCAAAACGATTTATAGAAAAtacttacaaaacaaaatgttttcgcATATAGCCTGGGGCCAACAATATTATCATCATACTCCAGGATATACTCTATAAATAAGTGTTGTATAAGGCCTATCAAGATGCTAAGTTTAACAACTACGATGCAGTTACGCTCGGTtgaggtaaacaacttgtttttgtcCTTGATATAACTCTTTACTGACGTTTTCGGCTCAAAGGCCTTAATCTAAATGGAACCATTTTTTACAGTTTAATACTTTATATGACAAGTAAAAAAAACGAGTGACCCTATAAAGGAAATGACGCCATAATATAAACGTACGGAACATAAATTTGATGCTGATATGCGGAAGGCAGCTACGTTATGGCACCTTTACATTAAATGATGACATTTacctttcatgcttttcgatgaaattaggagtttatataaataaaatacaaaaatgacattATGAGTTCGAAAAACAAAATTTTCCCTAAAATCAATATAGAGCATAATAACAAAGGGATGTAAATTGGTCGCAGcacaaaatgctttttttagGAAAGTTGTTGTCCTGTACGGTAGGTTCTTAAGCAATACCATTATATGCGTCGTTTTGAAGTTATTTGGTATGCCTGAGTAATGCCTGagtaatatgatattttttgatAGAATGTTAATAGAggtaaataaagttaaacaaacaatttcacacacttttaagtttaaactcatttgatactcatatgtaaataaaattgtaactGAAATGAGGTATATAATTACTTACGTATACATATGGTAAGTTTCAAATCCATTGTGCTCTGTAATTCAGTATTGAATACAAAGCCCCAACTGGTGTTCGTATAAATACTGCTTGAACATTTCGAAATACCCGAAGTCAAATATTTCGGGAAATTTACCACTactatgaaaaatacattagTCAGCCCTAAACTAGTTAAGTGTAAACATGAAAAACCACCCGTTGGATTATTTAAGGATGATCAAATTTGTGACCAATGATATatggtaaattattattttacgtgcaatataaacttgtttatcaaaatgaatGGGTTCATGGAAAGATTTCGGAATGCAAAGAATATGGGATTTCTTTCTATGTAACGATCTAATTCAAGTAAGtgacaaatacaataaaatacccGTAATAGCTTAATCGGCctataatatcaatatgttgGATCTTCAATGCGAACAATTACTaagcaaaaaatgttataattccAATATAATCATTAGAATACTgacaaagtattttatttttgtttttttgttaggtatacaatattgtatttttttaacgttcCACACAAGCGAAGGAGCCCGAAATTAGGATACTATTATGCAATTATTTGTAGACAGATAAAAATCGAGTTTTATTCAACATTCTTTATCACAGCAAGCTTACGGTTATGGTCTACCAAGAGGCTATGAATTGTACTATCAACAACAGTAAAACCAAAGTATAGCTTCAGCTGAGAATTATTGCAACCGCTGTTTGGTTTAGTGTTTGAATTTGTGATGTTAACATGTCTGTGTcaatagttcattttttgtttgggcccttgccttgtgacCCTTAACAAGGTTTATTTTGGATATTTCGACTATTGGTTTTCtgcctgtatttttcattgtatcattatAACTACAGATGACTATGAAACAAAAGCTATATGGCTTTAGCTATGATGTACAGCTGTACCTATAAGTAAATTACAAAAATAGTCATAAATTACAGCGGTAGCTATAGTTTTGGCGCAAAAAGTATAGCTACATCTGTATTTTATGCCTGAAgcttttctttgaaatacaacaacagCTATAATTTACAGATGTTGCTGTAAATATGTAACTGTACCTATATTTGATAGGCCACTGTTGTCAAACTTTTTAGCTACTAGTTACGCCATGAATGGAACAATGACGCCAGTACACTTTTCCATAGTGGATTATGTAATCGTCGGCGCAGGTGATCACTGGATTACAGCCATAAAACTATCAAATCGACAAACGAGTCAATTCATTCTTCAAGTGTTATGAGGAATTACAAAACATGTCATAGAAAATTCTTCTGCTTTTTTACATCGCCACAACGACAATCTAAACGAAAAACGAAAACCATGCAATTTCGACACTATGGCAGCGTGCTGTGCTTGGTATGCAAACATGCTACACACATTAAAAGCAACTGTTCTATTGGTGTAATTTTGAAACGGTCATATTGCGAATAAagttacaattttatttacaatttaagaaTTTAACTACTTTACATTTACACTTGAAACATGATATTTGTGACATCATATAACTTAGAATGGTATTTATTATCAATCCATTTTAGTCCCTTCTCCTTCGTAGTTCCTCCGTGGACGATGAGACAGGTGCAACAATACACCAATTAAAAATATGCTAACGTAGAGATTTATGCAATTTAACATTTCTTTCGAAACTATGCAAGCCTCGTTTTCGGCTCAGGCACGTGTCCCGGGTAGAAAATCAACCTGATAAAACAAGCACTAACGTACCGTCAAAACAATCACAACAACGTGGGTGGCATTTTTCTGTTGGATTTGTTTTTCGTTtgaataacagaaatatttgcatttgtaCAACTTCCATTGCTTATTTATCTCAATGATAAAACTTTAGTAcgatatttttgtttgaatttaattatttttcaagaacGACATTAGGTATACACGGACCACATTATTAGCGGTCCTATATAACAAAAGAGTTGGAGGTAACTGTGAggagaacaaaaatacaaaaaaacaaccgTCCGACCCCTTACACCTACCAGGTTAAGGTTACCTCCAACTCTTTTCcatttgaattatttatcattaaacaCCGCAACAAACAAAAAGGTGCTTTAATCATAAATCATGcaaatttgatattatattatgcaaattagAAACCTCATTTGCATAATAGAATACCGCATATATTTATTCTAATATGAATCGACGTAACGTCATTTGAGACTTAACGTCTACCAACTCACTAGCTTACTTGAGGGGACCATCTAGCAACTGGTAGACGGTAGAGCATTCAGCGCAGAGATTGGCGTCTACAAAACGAAATTTTTGCTCATTATTCCATTTGAAATTTGTATTGCTGCGTAGTGGCAATTCAAAATGAGCTTTTAGATGCATATGTTGCCTTTTGTTCaaacaaataagatttttaattgaatgttttgtttgtgataGAGTATACTCATCTTGGACAGGCTGTTCTAAAAGAAATCAGCAGTTTAAATCGCGACATCTGTATATTAGGTTCGCACCTGGCCCGATATATGATATTAAATCGAATGTTCCGAAACCTTGCTTTTTAAAGAAGGTGTATTATTCAGggtttaatgatattttaaagtcAACAAATCCAATAGCAAAAATACGCTCTATTGAAAATTTAGTTGATTCTATTCTTTCagtcgatatatatatatatatatatatatatatatatatatatatatatatatatatatatatatatatatatatatatatatatgtatttattttaaatattttcagcaataCAGACGAAAATGACTATAGTACTGAGTAACATGtcttaacttaaaaaaaaatagtatttttcaaaaacatgtataaaatattatcttgtGTTTGGATGTCACTTGGTATCAAGAATTTTAATTTGGAAAAGCCTTGCAAAAcctatatttatacatgtatgaattaaCATTTTCAGACAAATGTGCTGACAATGTGTGCCAGAACAATGCGACTTGCATAAGTGGTATCCATGACTACACATGCGTATGCCGTCCTGGTTATACAGGCAGTCATTGTGCCTCAGGTATTGTGAATAAGTTCATTTATCCTAAATacgtaaatatatatatatttacgtATTTAGGATAAATGAACTTATTAACAATACCTGAGGCACAATGACTGCCTGTTGTATACATAAACAGTACGTCAACATAAAGCACCGTGGTCTTGTCAGTTCGAGCACTTACgttcaatatatatgtacaatataaatattttatactgCAATGCACCGTAATGCGAAGTTGGAGATAAAGTGTTGGTGTTTTAAAAGAAGGTTGGCAAATAACTTTTCGtctttttcaatacaaaagcttgtaaatgtttatattaagttTGTATTCGAAGACCTTGTGTATGTTTAAGTAGATCGTAGAAATGCAACACCTGAAGTGGttgattattcaaatattcaaactaTATCTGCAAGTGGATTTAATATTGTCTTCGTGTTAAAAACCTTTCTGATTGATCTAAAAGGACAAAGCAAAATTTCCATAATAGATTTAAAACTACAATATAACTTTCAGACGAGGCCCACATTTCACTTGCATAATTAACTTAGTTTTCACAGTATCTTACAATGCGACACTCAAAACATTATGTATTCATGTGCAAAGATTATAAaaccatttgttttgaaaaatctcACAGATGTCGACGAGTGTTATTCCACGCCTTGCCAAAATTTAGGCACGTGTGTAAAAAGTATGGGTAGCTACACCTGCATGTATAAGGCGGGATTCTCGGGCACACATTGTGAGATCGGTAATGTCTTTAGTTATCGttctaaataaataacatgcgagaattaatatttctttaaatttatacGGCTCTGATACACGGCCattaaacgccagctccaccacttatcggtggtgcaaagaaaatgagctgtcgacacttccgttgTGCAGTTGTACccacgtgagtatgatttatattatatttgataattttattaaacggacatatttcgaaaatcggagaatgtggtattGTGTAAGAACACATTTACTGCAGGATGGTTACGATTTCGTTTAATATTGTGcgaactgtggtgccaggagcttttctcccgaatcggacttgtgcttATTTGAGATCTGCTTGCACTTCAACTACACCTCGTTGCTTATGTAATGTTCCTGGAATCATGTAGTCCGGAGCccgaaaaataaacatttctgttttagtgacatttataaagtatttgatttttttacgaGTTAAGCTGTTTTCTTATTACTTCTTTAGgatgttttgtgtatttaatattaaagtcATGGCTTTAGTATAAGATTGATACGAAAGAAGTTATATTCTTAATGGTTTCTCCTTTTATAAAGATTAATGAACTTGACACCCCTACTCTTTtttataagttatatttaatgGTTTCACCCATAGGGTTTGTTATAATGGACCATTCCATTTTAGTCACGTGATGTTAGGGTATAAAAGCAGCGAAAGGCATAGAAATGGTTAGTTTGTGTCTCAACGCCGATGGGAGAACATCACGTTAAATATATAGGGAAGCTTTGCAGTAtttttttgtactgtttagggcGGGTTCTGAACTTTTGGAGACTAGGATaattaaagtgaagcattgcgcTACAGCTTCTGGTTTCCAGGTTCGGACATCCGTGGGGTTTCTTTTAGTAAGCCtggatcattgcgatacagACAGAACAGGGTCAGTGGTTTGATTCCTCGTACAAGCTATACAATTAGGACTGCGGGTTTCGCAAATATATTGTGAGATTAGTTTAAGCGTTTTGTTTGCTGGTCCTGTTGAAGCTATAGCATAGGtgttgtagtgtttctgtttgtgcgTTCTTGGTTTTGGgatcattaaatattaattcttgaaccataataattatttctcctATCATTGATTTTGTAAGCAAGCATTGTTAATcacttgtatatattattaatttcatacttaatttttgggACAATGTAGTCCGAGAATAGGGTTGTAGTTTAATTTAAGATAGCGTGTCCGAGCTAGCTAGGGAAGAAACGTTACACTTACACATGTTACAAgtcaattgttttatgttacttcgggcgcaaaacatactcgacagcgccaccactactcgacagcgccttcactagggcaacagcgccaccatttttaaaaaaatgtgcatatttcctTTGTAAGAGGTGCTTATTAGTTGTGTTGTGTTCCGACGTAAGAACTATACATTACAGTTATATTTGCATGCACCAGAATGTTCTTACGATGTGTGTAAACTACGAAGTGTACTTGAAATGCAAGCAGTTCAatgtccgattcgggagaaaagctcctgacaACACAGCTCGCACAATATAGAAACGAAATCGTAGCCATCTTGCAGTAAAAGTGTTCCTACACGATACCAGACTCTCTGATTTTCGAAATACGTCCGTTTAATACAATTCTCAAAAAAATATCATCCTCACGTGTGTACAGGTAAACATAggcacagctgcaccacggaagtgtcgacatctcattttctttgcaccaccgttaAGCGGTGGAGCTGGCGATTAGTGGGCGTGTGATTACAAAACgtgttttttaaatatcccACATGTGTCGACGAGGTTTATTCCATTATGTAGGGCTGGATTCTCGGGCGAACAATGTGAAATTGTTAAAGTCAGTCGGTTATTTGCTAGCCCATTGACAATATTGAATATGTCGCAATTATAACGATCCCTGGAAATAAAATACCGGTGCCCAGCGCATTTGCAGTGTTGTTTTATtcccaatcggaacacctcagTCATTATCCAACATATAATCGGCCTTGAAAATAATACTGGTATTTGAAATAGTCCATCATGACGGCAACCCTATTGAAAAACGTGTTGTATGTTTTTTCAACCGTCAAGGgacatattttatgttaacCGGAGGAGATGTTATGACATTAAACTGGTCCTGTAAGTTCATTTTCAAGTTTCTCTAAAGAGTAACGAAGgcacaaatcaaaataattcatttcagcACATTGTTAACACTATCGGATGCGACTCTATTAAGCGTAATGATAATTGAGTTAATCGCCGGCGACCTCATCACATCCTTATATATCCTGAAGCCCATTAACGAGATACGTACCGAAGCTTGcgggagatggccgagttgttacggtTGTACCGTGCGACgtcaacaaacaccaacagatcccttcagagaaaagcatgctcgaccctgaaggggtccgctggtctttatatacactaaatatatattcccacagagcccgggcttttctagtttgcatattaccaacctaGTTAACATCCTTTCTATGAACTTACTTCCGTTTATAACGAAAtgttattatgaacgcacatcggccgcctacagcggaccgttacactatggaCGCACATCAACTGCCTACAGCCGagcgttacactatgaacgcacatccgcctcCTAccgcggaccgttacattactttctcctccgagaagactcgtccCCGAGTCTTGGTCTTGGTAGCTcaagggtaaggcaactccgttccagcagttgtcaatatcccaccgctgacaccatttgtaacgtgcgacgtcatacaaacaccaacagatcccttcagagaaaagcatgttCGACCTTGAAGGGGttcactggtctttatataacGTCGCAcgttatttactttttcatttacTGTCAACGAACAGAGATGTAAACAATCAATCCGACAGTGTTGTAGTAATACTGTGGTTGTATGTTGTACTTCCAAAGAACCCTCATTTTGAATGTATATGAATTG encodes the following:
- the LOC128220351 gene encoding uncharacterized protein LOC128220351 isoform X2 yields the protein MDLKLTICILCVVSIIGHAEPQLGKDLHAVFGNLALSKSNVLSMVQSTAARSRRAAQSCSFSSVLVRLKKCPGQSELIENNRNLMSGSPSITEIEEWNSTISNICKESECTIKCVVDAIGECYQQDLFFESDPTAKTVGMRALCDPKYDYIDSVLSCYAYSNIDTCFSLLRTAINEAVLKYSRSPSSYTLRVDGCRAFNNYKSCINVTTRNNCTSEKAYFLKNFIKAGVSYGKCGAQTNPFFSDYAGKIQCSNGWRTTPGKTIYLWIGFICCLVWPFSA
- the LOC128220351 gene encoding uncharacterized protein LOC128220351 isoform X1, producing MDLKLTICILCVVSIIGHAEPQLGKDLHAVFGNLALSKSNVLSMVQSTAARSRRAAQVSYSCSFSSVLVRLKKCPGQSELIENNRNLMSGSPSITEIEEWNSTISNICKESECTIKCVVDAIGECYQQDLFFESDPTAKTVGMRALCDPKYDYIDSVLSCYAYSNIDTCFSLLRTAINEAVLKYSRSPSSYTLRVDGCRAFNNYKSCINVTTRNNCTSEKAYFLKNFIKAGVSYGKCGAQTNPFFSDYAGKIQCSNGWRTTPGKTIYLWIGFICCLVWPFSA